A section of the Oryzias latipes chromosome 10, ASM223467v1 genome encodes:
- the LOC101155610 gene encoding centrosome and spindle pole associated protein 1 isoform X7: MELDDELENFIRERKARVVLDKASLKQDPPYMEIKTNLHKAYSGSAVKENIPPKSKGQGRDESVGLPLGVEYEKKKHQLQRELRMDYRRYMAQHPLGDSASIFPKHQLLLQRDAATMTEDSGSRASEDDGGFSSVLSRHQNRRGRPIDLEEEDFFQDELPVGRRRQETANELMDEESQAIRNNIREKRENGEDLRRDGRRIRTQNKNENENFATGLIFGAGDTDEALQRRKERYRQELQEQIAEQHRNKKKEKELELKVAATGANDPEKQPDRIKQFGLSRRKAPLDSEATGEHRSSSRTLSGIEKNTSREREIPLPLEPSHAAFQSPLLEYSSALGLGEGGLSPCGQPAAPFYPSSMDIPRNPLFVPHPPLSGVYRNPYIEPYQFYGTRNPPDPNMAYYGHPSAPSAGFPVTCWNVPPATAVPNQFSNHSQHTEPPTTSSRPTNDTVVDSPAGSFPLVRSTKDRTLNYGEALKQQEASTRGSIDLYSKIQEQQQRKRVEREEDERFEARLEVEMRTYQPWGKGGGGAPLRDSSGNLIADLHQMHKLNEEAYINPEQWQRRATAGRTVHQTGQSDPNERVSGFTRIQTPQFARGNVFTNQPTEQQLKEQDQYKAFLKQQIEEKMRQKAEERERIRLEEEKEEKRLAEQRARILREYEEEQEKKKRKEMEQKAKNEELIQLAEQRKREAEQKRREMEEKENAALRRHYERERQAREEEAVCLQVHEEPLPPIPALQRKQGQLQHPPRPPTYDSQHARAPLTQGSQSGLQSPPVPACRNQLRAAGAYRDVFSELSALRHQLRSEQKRLECRLRQDDWEELESPISVRSQERPAVDVFDMARLRLQAPVRRPSSRNVDPRNLRNHESARLECEDGESRLGFCKDAKSVTNQRIRDDRDSDHQFSDQRSTVLDDYLDLSPPPQTNHLRGSSSRGSDRDSQLRSENDVSPEPHTPKLDEVHQLSARERRRLSKQSQHAPERAVSRHLSGRRNDCSSHSGYRPQREAEEGGEWRIRNMTRRLTAFNRPGNADAPSSAETQISGRSLDLQTR; the protein is encoded by the exons ATGGAGCTCGACGACGAACTTGAGAACTTCATCAGAGAACGGAAGGCGCGGGTGGTTCTAGATAAGGCCAGCCTGAAGCAGGACCCTCCTTACATGGAAATAAAG acaAATCTGCACAAAGCTTACAGTGGATCTGCGGTGAAAGAGAACATCCCACCCAAATCTAAAGGTCAGGGAAGAG ATGAGAGTGTGGGTCTGCCTTTAGGTGTGGAGTATGAGAAGAAGAAACACCAGCTGCAACGTGAGCTCCGGATGGACTACAGGCGCTACATGGCTCAG CATCCACTCGGAGACTCGGCAAGTATTTTTCCCAAACATCAGTTACTGCTGCAGAGGGATGCAGCCACGATGACGGAGGACTCTGGGTCCAGGGCGTCTGAAGATGATGGGGGCTTTTCGTCGGTGCTCTCCAGGCATCAAAACCGGCGTGGAAGACCTATAGATCTGGAGGAAGAGGATTTCTTTCAAGATGAGCTTCCAGTAGGCAGAAGGCGCCAGGAAACGGCAAATGAACTAATGGATGAGGAGAGCCAGGCCATTAGAAATAATATTAg ggAAAAGAGAGAGAATGGAGAAGACCTCAGGAGAGATGGAAGGAGAATAAGAACACAGAACAAAAACGAAAATGAAAATTTTGCCACCGGTCTTATATTTg GAGCAGGAGATACAGACGAGGCTttgcagaggaggaaggagcgctacaggcaggagctgcaggagcagataGCTGAACAGCACCGCAACAAGAAGAA GGAAAAAGAGCTGGAGCTTAAAGTAGCTGCAACAGGAGCAAATGACCCTGAGAAACAG CCTGACCGAATCAAGCAGTTTGGACTGAGCAGGAGAAAAGCTCCTCTGGATTCAGAGGCAACCGGAGAACACAGATCATCATCTAGAACTCTATCAGGTATCGAAAAGAACACCAGCAGGGAAAGAGAAATTCCTCTTCCTCTCGAGCCGTCGCATGCTGCCTTCCAGTCCCCTCTGTTGGAGTACAGCTCTGCCCTTGGCTTAGGGGAAGGTGGCCTTTCCCCCTGTGGTCAGCCTGCAGCCCCCTTCTATCCAAGCTCCATGGATATTCCTAG GAATCCTTTGTTTGTTCCGCATCCTCCACTGAGTGGAGTTTACAGAAACCCATATATAGAACCTTATCAGTTCTACGGCACCAGAAACCCACCTGACCCAAACATGGCCTACT ATGGTCATCCATCTGCTCCCAGCGCGGGGTTTCCCGTGACCTGTTGGAATGTACCACCAGCGACGGCTGTGCCCAACCAGTTCAGCAACCACAGTCAGCACACCGAGCCCCCAACGAC TTCCAGCAGGCCCACCAACGACACTGTGGTTGATTCACCAGCTGGGAGCTTCCCTTTGGTGAGATCGACCAAGGATAGAACACTGAACTACGGAGAGGCCCTCAAACAGCAG GAAGCTTCCACCAGAGGGAGCATCGATCTTTACAGCAAG ATTCAAGAGCAACAGCAGAGGAAGCGTGTAGAGCGGGAGGAGGATGAGCGCTTCGAGGCACGGCTGGAGGTGGAGATGAGGACCTATCAGCCCTGGGGCaaaggtggaggaggagctccACTGAGGGACAGCTCTGGCAATCTCATCG CTGATCTCCATCAAATGCACAAGCTGAATGAGGAGGCTTACATCAACCCAGAGCAGTGGCAGAGGAGAGCTACTGCTGGCAGGACGGTCCACCAAACGGGACAGTCTGATCCCAACGAGAGAGTCTCTG GTTTCACTCGCATCCAAACGCCCCAGTTTGCTAGAGGCAATGTTTTTACCAACCAGCCCACTGAGCAGCAGCTGAAGGAGCAGGACCAGTACAAAGCGTTCCTCAAGCAGCAG ATCGAGGAGAAAATGCGTCAAAAAGCAGAGGAGAGGGAACGAATCCGActggaggaggaaaaagaggAGAAGAGACTGGCAGAGCAGAGGGCGCGCATCCTGAGAGAGTACGAGGAAgagcaggagaagaagaaaCGAAAGGAAATGGAG CAAAAGGCCAAAAACGAAGAGCTGATTCAGTTGGCTGagcagaggaagagggaggCTGAGCAGAAAAGAAGGGAgatggaggagaaggagaatgCAGCACTGAGGAGGCATTATGAAAGGGAGAGGCAGGCACGAGAGGAGGAG GCTGTGTGTCTTCAGGTCCACGAGGAGCCTTTGCCTCCAATTCCAGCCCTGCAGAGGAAACAAGGGCAGCTCCAGCACCCCCCCAGACCCCCCACTTATGACAGCCAGCACGCCAGAGCTCCCTTGACT cAGGGGTCTCAGTCCGGTCTCCAGTCCCCTCCTGTCCCTGCTTGTCGGAACCAGCTCAGAGCTGCAG gagcCTACAGAGATGTGTTCAGCGAGTTGTCAGCTTTACGCCACCAGCTTCGCAGCGAGCAAAAGAGACTTGAGTGTCGTCTGCGGCAGGACGACTGGGAGGAGCTAGAGTCTCCGATTAGCGTCAG aTCTCAGGAGCGTCCAGCAGTAGACGTCTTTGACATGGCAAGACTGCGACTGCAGGCTCCAGTTCGGAGGCCGAGCTCCAGAAACGTGGATCCCCGAAACCTCCGTAACCACGAGTCCGCTCGGCTGGAATGTGAAG ATGGAGAGTCGAGACTTGGGTTTTGTAAGGATGCTAAAAGTGTGACCAACCAGAGGATCAGGGACGACAGAGACTCGGATCACCAGTTCAGTGACCAAAGATCTACAGTTCTGGATG ATTACTTAGACCTCTCTCCGCCTCCCCAAACTAATCATCTG agaggcagcagcagcaggggatCTGACAGGGACTCCCAGCTGCGGTCAGAAA ATGACGTCTCTCCAGAACCGCACACTCCAAAGCTCGACGAGGTCCATCAGCTGTcagccagagagagaaggaggctgtcCAAACAGTCCCAGCATGCACCG GAACGAGCCGTCTCCAGGCATCTCAGCGGCCGTCGGAATGACTGCTCTTCCCACTCAGGCTACAGGCCACAGCGGGAAGCAGAGGAAGGTGGCGAGTGGAGGATCCGGAACATGACAAGACGTCTGACGGCCTTTAATCGCCCTGGAAATGCTGATGCTCCAAGTTCAGCAGAAACTCAGATCTCTGGACGCAGCCTGGATCTTCAGACACGCTGA
- the LOC101155610 gene encoding centrosome and spindle pole associated protein 1 isoform X6 yields the protein MELDDELENFIRERKARVVLDKASLKQDPPYMEIKTNLHKAYSGSAVKENIPPKSKGQGRDESVGLPLGVEYEKKKHQLQRELRMDYRRYMAQHPLGDSASIFPKHQLLLQRDAATMTEDSGSRASEDDGGFSSVLSRHQNRRGRPIDLEEEDFFQDELPVGRRRQETANELMDEESQAIRNNIREKRENGEDLRRDGRRIRTQNKNENENFATGLIFGAGDTDEALQRRKERYRQELQEQIAEQHRNKKKEKELELKVAATGANDPEKQPDRIKQFGLSRRKAPLDSEATGEHRSSSRTLSGIEKNTSREREIPLPLEPSHAAFQSPLLEYSSALGLGEGGLSPCGQPAAPFYPSSMDIPRNPLFVPHPPLSGVYRNPYIEPYQFYGTRNPPDPNMAYYGHPSAPSAGFPVTCWNVPPATAVPNQFSNHSQHTEPPTTSSRPTNDTVVDSPAGSFPLVRSTKDRTLNYGEALKQQEASTRGSIDLYSKIQEQQQRKRVEREEDERFEARLEVEMRTYQPWGKGGGGAPLRDSSGNLIADLHQMHKLNEEAYINPEQWQRRATAGRTVHQTGQSDPNERVSGFTRIQTPQFARGNVFTNQPTEQQLKEQDQYKAFLKQQIEEKMRQKAEERERIRLEEEKEEKRLAEQRARILREYEEEQEKKKRKEMEQKAKNEELIQLAEQRKREAEQKRREMEEKENAALRRHYERERQAREEEVHEEPLPPIPALQRKQGQLQHPPRPPTYDSQHARAPLTQGSQSGLQSPPVPACRNQLRAAGAYRDVFSELSALRHQLRSEQKRLECRLRQDDWEELESPISVRSQERPAVDVFDMARLRLQAPVRRPSSRNVDPRNLRNHESARLECEDGESRLGFCKDAKSVTNQRIRDDRDSDHQFSDQRSTVLDDYLDLSPPPQTNHLRGSSSRGSDRDSQLRSESAFMGSLDDVSPEPHTPKLDEVHQLSARERRRLSKQSQHAPERAVSRHLSGRRNDCSSHSGYRPQREAEEGGEWRIRNMTRRLTAFNRPGNADAPSSAETQISGRSLDLQTR from the exons ATGGAGCTCGACGACGAACTTGAGAACTTCATCAGAGAACGGAAGGCGCGGGTGGTTCTAGATAAGGCCAGCCTGAAGCAGGACCCTCCTTACATGGAAATAAAG acaAATCTGCACAAAGCTTACAGTGGATCTGCGGTGAAAGAGAACATCCCACCCAAATCTAAAGGTCAGGGAAGAG ATGAGAGTGTGGGTCTGCCTTTAGGTGTGGAGTATGAGAAGAAGAAACACCAGCTGCAACGTGAGCTCCGGATGGACTACAGGCGCTACATGGCTCAG CATCCACTCGGAGACTCGGCAAGTATTTTTCCCAAACATCAGTTACTGCTGCAGAGGGATGCAGCCACGATGACGGAGGACTCTGGGTCCAGGGCGTCTGAAGATGATGGGGGCTTTTCGTCGGTGCTCTCCAGGCATCAAAACCGGCGTGGAAGACCTATAGATCTGGAGGAAGAGGATTTCTTTCAAGATGAGCTTCCAGTAGGCAGAAGGCGCCAGGAAACGGCAAATGAACTAATGGATGAGGAGAGCCAGGCCATTAGAAATAATATTAg ggAAAAGAGAGAGAATGGAGAAGACCTCAGGAGAGATGGAAGGAGAATAAGAACACAGAACAAAAACGAAAATGAAAATTTTGCCACCGGTCTTATATTTg GAGCAGGAGATACAGACGAGGCTttgcagaggaggaaggagcgctacaggcaggagctgcaggagcagataGCTGAACAGCACCGCAACAAGAAGAA GGAAAAAGAGCTGGAGCTTAAAGTAGCTGCAACAGGAGCAAATGACCCTGAGAAACAG CCTGACCGAATCAAGCAGTTTGGACTGAGCAGGAGAAAAGCTCCTCTGGATTCAGAGGCAACCGGAGAACACAGATCATCATCTAGAACTCTATCAGGTATCGAAAAGAACACCAGCAGGGAAAGAGAAATTCCTCTTCCTCTCGAGCCGTCGCATGCTGCCTTCCAGTCCCCTCTGTTGGAGTACAGCTCTGCCCTTGGCTTAGGGGAAGGTGGCCTTTCCCCCTGTGGTCAGCCTGCAGCCCCCTTCTATCCAAGCTCCATGGATATTCCTAG GAATCCTTTGTTTGTTCCGCATCCTCCACTGAGTGGAGTTTACAGAAACCCATATATAGAACCTTATCAGTTCTACGGCACCAGAAACCCACCTGACCCAAACATGGCCTACT ATGGTCATCCATCTGCTCCCAGCGCGGGGTTTCCCGTGACCTGTTGGAATGTACCACCAGCGACGGCTGTGCCCAACCAGTTCAGCAACCACAGTCAGCACACCGAGCCCCCAACGAC TTCCAGCAGGCCCACCAACGACACTGTGGTTGATTCACCAGCTGGGAGCTTCCCTTTGGTGAGATCGACCAAGGATAGAACACTGAACTACGGAGAGGCCCTCAAACAGCAG GAAGCTTCCACCAGAGGGAGCATCGATCTTTACAGCAAG ATTCAAGAGCAACAGCAGAGGAAGCGTGTAGAGCGGGAGGAGGATGAGCGCTTCGAGGCACGGCTGGAGGTGGAGATGAGGACCTATCAGCCCTGGGGCaaaggtggaggaggagctccACTGAGGGACAGCTCTGGCAATCTCATCG CTGATCTCCATCAAATGCACAAGCTGAATGAGGAGGCTTACATCAACCCAGAGCAGTGGCAGAGGAGAGCTACTGCTGGCAGGACGGTCCACCAAACGGGACAGTCTGATCCCAACGAGAGAGTCTCTG GTTTCACTCGCATCCAAACGCCCCAGTTTGCTAGAGGCAATGTTTTTACCAACCAGCCCACTGAGCAGCAGCTGAAGGAGCAGGACCAGTACAAAGCGTTCCTCAAGCAGCAG ATCGAGGAGAAAATGCGTCAAAAAGCAGAGGAGAGGGAACGAATCCGActggaggaggaaaaagaggAGAAGAGACTGGCAGAGCAGAGGGCGCGCATCCTGAGAGAGTACGAGGAAgagcaggagaagaagaaaCGAAAGGAAATGGAG CAAAAGGCCAAAAACGAAGAGCTGATTCAGTTGGCTGagcagaggaagagggaggCTGAGCAGAAAAGAAGGGAgatggaggagaaggagaatgCAGCACTGAGGAGGCATTATGAAAGGGAGAGGCAGGCACGAGAGGAGGAG GTCCACGAGGAGCCTTTGCCTCCAATTCCAGCCCTGCAGAGGAAACAAGGGCAGCTCCAGCACCCCCCCAGACCCCCCACTTATGACAGCCAGCACGCCAGAGCTCCCTTGACT cAGGGGTCTCAGTCCGGTCTCCAGTCCCCTCCTGTCCCTGCTTGTCGGAACCAGCTCAGAGCTGCAG gagcCTACAGAGATGTGTTCAGCGAGTTGTCAGCTTTACGCCACCAGCTTCGCAGCGAGCAAAAGAGACTTGAGTGTCGTCTGCGGCAGGACGACTGGGAGGAGCTAGAGTCTCCGATTAGCGTCAG aTCTCAGGAGCGTCCAGCAGTAGACGTCTTTGACATGGCAAGACTGCGACTGCAGGCTCCAGTTCGGAGGCCGAGCTCCAGAAACGTGGATCCCCGAAACCTCCGTAACCACGAGTCCGCTCGGCTGGAATGTGAAG ATGGAGAGTCGAGACTTGGGTTTTGTAAGGATGCTAAAAGTGTGACCAACCAGAGGATCAGGGACGACAGAGACTCGGATCACCAGTTCAGTGACCAAAGATCTACAGTTCTGGATG ATTACTTAGACCTCTCTCCGCCTCCCCAAACTAATCATCTG agaggcagcagcagcaggggatCTGACAGGGACTCCCAGCTGCGGTCAGAAAGTGCGTTTATGG GATCCTTAGATGACGTCTCTCCAGAACCGCACACTCCAAAGCTCGACGAGGTCCATCAGCTGTcagccagagagagaaggaggctgtcCAAACAGTCCCAGCATGCACCG GAACGAGCCGTCTCCAGGCATCTCAGCGGCCGTCGGAATGACTGCTCTTCCCACTCAGGCTACAGGCCACAGCGGGAAGCAGAGGAAGGTGGCGAGTGGAGGATCCGGAACATGACAAGACGTCTGACGGCCTTTAATCGCCCTGGAAATGCTGATGCTCCAAGTTCAGCAGAAACTCAGATCTCTGGACGCAGCCTGGATCTTCAGACACGCTGA